From Amphritea atlantica, a single genomic window includes:
- the argA gene encoding amino-acid N-acetyltransferase, translated as MINDSNPYVNWFRHSSPYINAHRGKTFVLMLGGEALADPNFANIIHDIALLNSLGVKLVLVHGSRPQIEAKLEQQNIEDWVHHHLRVTDADTLRCVIESAASLRIEIEAKLSMGLANSPMHGAKIRVCSGNFVTARPFGIYNGVDLCHTGEVRRIDQEAIRQQLSMNNIVLLSHLGYSPTGEVFNLAVEDVATQVAISLDADKLIMFGEDGGVRDSSEALRSELLADTAERLVSQYMAKHSSPDQVPSELCRHLQAAVTASRHGVARSHLISYREDGALLSELFSRNGIGTMVIEHSYEQVRPASIEDVGGILELIRPMEEAGILVRRSRELLEAEINQFMVVALDGAIVGCAALYPFPEEQIGELACVAISQEYRGGERGEKLLQAIEESAREQQLNRLFVLTTRTAHWFIERGFEPTAISGLPNKKQEMYNYQRNSKAFIKSLN; from the coding sequence GTGATTAATGATAGCAACCCATACGTAAACTGGTTTCGTCACAGCTCTCCCTATATCAATGCTCACCGGGGGAAAACCTTCGTCCTGATGCTGGGAGGAGAGGCGCTCGCCGATCCGAATTTTGCCAACATCATTCACGATATCGCTCTGCTGAACAGTCTTGGCGTCAAGCTGGTGCTGGTGCACGGCTCACGCCCCCAGATCGAAGCGAAACTTGAACAGCAGAATATTGAAGACTGGGTTCACCACCATCTGCGGGTTACCGATGCAGACACATTGCGCTGTGTGATCGAATCAGCCGCCAGCTTGCGGATCGAAATAGAAGCAAAACTCTCGATGGGACTGGCAAACTCCCCCATGCATGGGGCCAAAATCCGGGTCTGTAGTGGCAACTTCGTGACCGCAAGGCCTTTTGGCATCTACAACGGCGTGGACCTGTGCCATACCGGAGAGGTGCGCAGAATCGATCAGGAAGCGATCCGGCAACAGCTCAGCATGAACAATATCGTTCTGCTGTCGCATCTGGGATATTCGCCCACCGGGGAGGTCTTCAATCTCGCCGTTGAGGATGTCGCCACGCAGGTAGCGATCAGCCTCGATGCCGATAAACTGATCATGTTTGGCGAAGACGGCGGGGTTCGCGACAGTAGCGAAGCCCTGCGCTCTGAGCTGCTGGCCGATACGGCTGAGCGCCTGGTAAGTCAGTATATGGCAAAGCACAGCTCACCCGATCAGGTGCCATCGGAACTCTGCCGTCATCTGCAGGCAGCGGTGACCGCATCCCGGCATGGCGTCGCCCGCAGCCACCTGATCAGTTATCGGGAAGATGGTGCGCTGCTGTCTGAGCTGTTCAGTCGTAACGGTATCGGCACCATGGTGATCGAGCATTCCTACGAGCAGGTAAGACCGGCAAGCATTGAAGATGTGGGTGGGATTCTGGAGCTGATCAGGCCGATGGAAGAAGCCGGTATTCTGGTGCGGCGCTCAAGAGAGTTGCTGGAAGCGGAAATTAATCAGTTTATGGTGGTCGCCCTGGATGGCGCCATCGTCGGCTGCGCGGCACTCTATCCGTTTCCGGAAGAACAGATCGGCGAGCTGGCCTGCGTGGCTATCTCACAGGAATATCGCGGTGGAGAGCGGGGCGAGAAACTGCTGCAGGCGATTGAGGAATCTGCCCGGGAACAGCAGCTCAACCGCCTCTTTGTGCTGACCACCCGAACCGCGCACTGGTTTATCGAGCGGGGCTTTGAACCGACAGCGATCAGCGGCCTGCCCAACAAAAAGCAGGAGATGTATAACTATCAGCGTAACTCCAAGGCTTTTATTAAATCGCTTAATTAA
- a CDS encoding two-component sensor histidine kinase, protein MMPRALRARLLLASLLLLPVFFGLTGFALQQAFHHSLEAAEEERLKLQLYLILGAAELQGDRIMIPDNLQEPRYAQVESGLYGFLHDRKDMLVWYSESAKLISDALVDELQVDGLNTGDSRFYRLPEQGVFVYQFALLWEISGREHSYVFTVLESDNQVKAEQKAFNARLWGWLGAAIFLFLLVETALIRWGLKPLTRLAEDLKRIELGQSDKLTGEYPTEVQAVTDNLNLLISNERLQRERYRNTLGDLAHSLKTPLAVIRGARQERLSFDEYQTLVTDQAGRMDQIVQYQLSRAVKSQGRTLAKKTPVAPLIERMVAALNKVYRDKNIAVSLTLDGDYQLPADERDLMELLGNILENAYKYGHSQVAVNCSNGGGMLQVDIADDGAGISPGLRQTILKRGQRADTSAPGQGIGLSVAVDILSSYDGELEIGESTLGGALFTIRMPLN, encoded by the coding sequence ATGATGCCCCGTGCTCTTCGTGCCCGCCTGTTGCTCGCTTCACTGCTGTTGTTGCCGGTATTCTTTGGTCTTACCGGTTTTGCTTTACAGCAGGCGTTTCACCACAGTCTTGAAGCGGCGGAAGAGGAACGACTGAAACTTCAGCTCTACCTTATTCTGGGTGCTGCTGAGCTTCAGGGCGATCGTATTATGATACCTGATAACCTGCAGGAACCCCGCTATGCTCAGGTTGAATCGGGCCTCTATGGTTTCCTCCATGACCGTAAAGATATGCTGGTATGGTACTCAGAATCGGCCAAGCTGATCTCTGATGCGCTGGTTGATGAGTTGCAAGTGGATGGGCTCAATACCGGTGATTCAAGATTTTATCGCTTGCCGGAACAGGGTGTCTTTGTCTATCAGTTTGCCCTGTTGTGGGAGATTTCAGGGCGGGAACATAGTTATGTGTTTACCGTGCTGGAGTCTGATAATCAGGTAAAAGCAGAGCAGAAAGCTTTTAACGCCCGGTTGTGGGGCTGGCTGGGGGCGGCGATTTTCCTCTTCCTGCTGGTGGAAACCGCGCTGATTCGCTGGGGGCTAAAACCTCTGACCCGGCTGGCGGAAGATCTTAAACGAATCGAGCTGGGGCAGAGCGATAAGCTCACCGGTGAATACCCCACCGAGGTTCAGGCAGTCACCGATAACCTCAATCTGCTGATCAGTAATGAGCGTCTGCAGCGGGAGCGATATCGTAATACGCTTGGCGATCTGGCCCATAGTCTGAAGACTCCGCTGGCCGTGATCCGGGGAGCCCGCCAGGAGCGCCTCAGCTTCGATGAGTACCAGACTCTGGTGACCGATCAGGCGGGGCGGATGGATCAGATAGTGCAGTACCAGTTGTCCCGGGCGGTCAAAAGTCAGGGGCGGACCCTGGCGAAGAAAACGCCGGTAGCGCCGCTTATTGAGCGGATGGTTGCCGCGCTGAATAAAGTGTATCGGGATAAAAATATTGCGGTGTCGCTGACTCTGGATGGAGATTACCAGCTGCCTGCTGACGAGCGGGATCTGATGGAGTTACTGGGAAATATTCTCGAAAACGCTTATAAATATGGTCACAGCCAGGTGGCTGTCAATTGCAGCAACGGTGGTGGGATGCTACAGGTCGATATCGCTGACGATGGCGCCGGAATCTCCCCCGGGTTGCGTCAGACGATACTCAAGCGCGGACAGCGGGCAGATACTTCCGCGCCGGGTCAGGGCATCGGCTTGTCTGTTGCGGTGGATATTCTCAGTAGTTACGACGGTGAACTGGAGATTGGTGAATCGACTCTGGGCGGAGCGCTGTTTACTATCAGGATGCCGCTCAATTAG
- a CDS encoding response regulator transcription factor has translation MKLLVIEDDMDLRRQLVTALTDSGYAVEEAEDGEEGLYLGNEFPYDLAVVDIGLPKLSGVEVIRGWRKNDVNFPVIILTARGDWQDKVEGLEAGADDYLVKPFHIEELMARLNALLRRAAGHAKPMLEFGPLKLDSSGRNVYLNDSSVKLTSYEYRTLEYLMLNAGKVISKSELTEHLYHQDFDRDSNVLEVFIRRLRQKLDPDQSLQPIATVRGLGYRFDLSAGASNNA, from the coding sequence ATGAAATTGCTGGTAATAGAAGATGATATGGATCTGCGCCGTCAACTGGTGACGGCGCTGACCGATAGTGGTTATGCCGTTGAGGAAGCAGAAGATGGCGAAGAGGGACTCTACCTTGGCAATGAGTTCCCTTATGATCTGGCGGTCGTCGATATCGGCTTGCCCAAGCTGTCCGGTGTTGAGGTTATTCGTGGCTGGCGCAAGAATGATGTGAATTTCCCGGTGATTATACTGACCGCCCGGGGCGACTGGCAGGATAAGGTCGAAGGGCTGGAAGCAGGCGCTGATGACTATCTGGTTAAGCCATTTCATATCGAGGAACTGATGGCCCGGCTGAATGCCCTGCTGCGCAGAGCAGCGGGTCATGCCAAGCCGATGCTTGAGTTTGGGCCGTTAAAGCTGGATAGCAGTGGTCGTAATGTTTATCTCAATGACAGTTCAGTAAAACTGACCAGCTATGAGTACCGAACGCTGGAGTATCTGATGCTGAATGCCGGCAAGGTGATCTCAAAAAGTGAATTGACCGAGCACCTTTACCACCAGGATTTTGATCGTGACAGTAACGTGTTAGAGGTGTTTATCCGGCGCCTGAGACAGAAGCTCGATCCGGATCAGTCACTGCAGCCGATCGCTACCGTGCGCGGACTGGGTTATCGCTTTGACCTGTCTGCGGGGGCATCAAACAACGCATGA
- a CDS encoding PepSY domain-containing protein, with the protein MFRAFSYTLFALLMVTIGGTVAAAEVVEAKTEFRIESMSLAVNAVSLQQAAATAKQNHGGKVVKAETRDRDGRLVHLIRLINHGRVKTVLIDAQTGQELSP; encoded by the coding sequence ATGTTCAGAGCGTTCTCATATACACTTTTTGCCCTGCTGATGGTAACGATTGGGGGGACTGTGGCAGCGGCAGAGGTGGTTGAGGCCAAAACTGAATTCAGAATTGAATCCATGAGTCTTGCTGTAAATGCGGTGTCGCTGCAACAGGCGGCAGCAACCGCAAAGCAGAATCATGGAGGAAAGGTTGTAAAGGCGGAAACCCGGGACCGCGACGGGCGGTTAGTGCATCTTATCCGGCTGATCAATCATGGTCGGGTAAAGACAGTTCTGATTGATGCTCAGACCGGTCAGGAGCTATCGCCTTGA
- a CDS encoding glycine zipper 2TM domain-containing protein, which translates to MKKLIVASLIALGLTSGMAQADSRFKESKHHREFARVTHVEPIVVQTQRRIPRRECWDEDVRYETQSHQRKSYTGPILGGIIGGAIGNELGAGQDNKKVGAVVGAVLGASIGNDISRNSHHRGNNIEYRTETRCNVQHDVEYYERVTGYKVTYRYNGRTYKTRMDHEPGKRIPVRVTVSPVF; encoded by the coding sequence ATGAAAAAGTTAATTGTAGCAAGTCTTATTGCACTGGGGCTGACTTCCGGGATGGCTCAGGCGGATTCCCGCTTTAAAGAGAGCAAGCATCACCGGGAATTTGCCCGGGTAACCCATGTCGAACCGATTGTGGTTCAGACTCAGCGTCGTATTCCTCGTCGTGAATGCTGGGATGAGGATGTACGATACGAAACGCAGAGTCATCAGCGTAAATCGTACACAGGGCCTATACTTGGCGGTATCATTGGTGGGGCGATCGGCAACGAGCTGGGCGCAGGCCAGGATAATAAAAAAGTGGGGGCGGTGGTCGGAGCGGTACTGGGAGCCTCTATCGGTAATGATATTAGCCGGAACAGTCACCACCGTGGTAACAACATTGAATATCGCACCGAAACACGCTGTAACGTACAGCACGATGTTGAGTATTATGAACGGGTAACCGGCTACAAGGTGACCTACCGCTATAACGGTCGCACTTATAAGACGCGCATGGATCATGAGCCGGGTAAGCGGATCCCGGTGCGGGTCACTGTCAGCCCTGTTTTCTGA
- a CDS encoding DUF2892 domain-containing protein, which produces MEKNIGSVDKVVRILVGLVLIALVFVGPQTVWGWIGVPVIAIALFGWCPLYRVLGVSTCKKG; this is translated from the coding sequence ATGGAAAAGAATATCGGATCTGTAGATAAAGTGGTGCGTATTCTGGTCGGTCTGGTACTGATTGCACTGGTATTTGTGGGACCTCAAACCGTTTGGGGATGGATCGGTGTGCCGGTCATTGCGATTGCGCTGTTTGGCTGGTGCCCTCTGTATCGGGTGCTGGGCGTCAGTACCTGTAAGAAGGGCTAA
- a CDS encoding Crp/Fnr family transcriptional regulator: protein MTDLTLLTDQFPLLQQLDEAGLAILSRAQKVQLPADQVVFHQGSVCQHFIIVVSGVVKVLGRHANGRELILYRIENQGTCVLTTSCLLGAEDYPAEGITETGVTAFLLPLSDFQRAIAESEGLRRFIFDSYGERLARLIALVQEIAFERIEKRLARYLIEHVGPGSVLLRSHQEIADELGTAREVVSRQLKLFEQKEWVALSRNQVLFLNKGAVKSAAKDR, encoded by the coding sequence ATGACTGATCTGACTCTGCTGACCGACCAGTTTCCACTGCTACAGCAGCTGGATGAGGCCGGGCTGGCGATCCTCAGCCGGGCGCAGAAAGTTCAGCTGCCTGCTGATCAGGTGGTGTTTCATCAGGGCAGCGTTTGTCAGCACTTTATTATCGTGGTCTCCGGTGTGGTGAAAGTGCTGGGGCGACATGCGAATGGCAGGGAACTGATTCTGTACCGGATCGAAAACCAGGGTACCTGTGTGCTGACGACTTCCTGTCTGCTGGGCGCTGAGGACTATCCGGCAGAAGGGATTACCGAAACCGGGGTGACTGCATTTCTGCTTCCATTATCTGATTTTCAGCGCGCCATTGCGGAATCGGAAGGCCTGCGACGGTTTATATTCGATTCCTATGGTGAGCGACTGGCCCGTCTGATCGCTCTGGTACAGGAGATCGCGTTTGAGCGTATCGAAAAGCGGCTGGCCCGTTATCTGATTGAGCATGTGGGGCCTGGGTCTGTGTTGTTACGCTCCCATCAGGAGATCGCCGACGAGCTGGGCACCGCAAGAGAGGTTGTCAGTCGACAGTTGAAGCTGTTTGAGCAGAAGGAATGGGTTGCCCTGAGTCGAAATCAGGTATTGTTCCTGAATAAAGGGGCCGTCAAAAGTGCGGCAAAAGATCGTTAA
- the ilvD gene encoding dihydroxy-acid dehydratase gives MPQYRSKTSTAGRNMAGARALWRATGMKDDDFQKPIIAIANSFTQFVPGHVHLKDMGQLVAREIEKAGGVAKEFNTIAIDDGIAMGHDGMLYSLPSRDIIADSVEYMVNAHCADALVCISNCDKITPGMLMAAMRLNIPVIFVSGGPMEAGKTKLSEHKLDLVDAMVMAVDPSASDEMVDAVERSACPTCGSCSGMFTANSMNCLAEALGLALPGNGTVVATHADRKELFLEAGRSIVAMAKRYYEQDDESLLPRSVGFNAFENAMTLDIAMGGSTNTILHLLAIAQEAEIDFTMADIDRLSLTVPQLCKVAPNTPKYHVEDVHRAGGIMAILGELDRAGKLHTDAPTVHAPTMKDALDKWDIMRNPSPEVMEFYKAGPAGIPTQVAFSQATRWPTLDGDRANGCIRSIEHAFSLEGGLAVLRGNIALDGCVVKTAGVDDSILVFEGPAHITESQDEAVANILDDKVKAGDVIIVRYEGPKGGPGMQEMLYPTSYIKSKGLGKECALLTDGRFSGGTSGLSIGHVSPEAAAGGAIGLVRNGDRIRIDIPNRTIDVLLSDEELAQRRAEQDAIGWKPVEARPRKVSAALKAYALLATSADKGAVRDLSKLED, from the coding sequence ATGCCACAATATCGCTCCAAGACCTCCACCGCAGGTCGAAATATGGCCGGTGCCCGCGCACTTTGGCGCGCCACGGGGATGAAGGATGACGATTTCCAGAAGCCGATCATCGCCATTGCCAACTCATTTACCCAGTTTGTGCCCGGGCATGTCCATCTGAAAGATATGGGACAACTGGTCGCCCGTGAAATTGAAAAGGCTGGCGGCGTTGCTAAAGAGTTCAACACCATTGCGATCGATGACGGTATCGCCATGGGTCATGACGGCATGCTTTACTCTCTGCCGTCCCGGGATATTATCGCGGATTCCGTTGAGTATATGGTAAATGCCCACTGTGCCGACGCACTGGTGTGTATCTCCAACTGCGACAAGATCACACCGGGGATGCTGATGGCCGCTATGCGCCTCAATATTCCGGTTATCTTTGTCTCCGGCGGCCCGATGGAAGCCGGCAAGACCAAACTATCCGAGCACAAGCTGGATCTGGTCGATGCCATGGTAATGGCGGTTGATCCGAGCGCCTCCGATGAGATGGTTGATGCTGTTGAACGATCCGCCTGCCCGACCTGCGGCTCATGCTCCGGTATGTTCACCGCTAACTCAATGAACTGCCTGGCCGAAGCGCTGGGACTGGCACTGCCAGGCAATGGTACGGTTGTTGCCACCCACGCCGATCGTAAAGAGCTGTTCCTGGAGGCGGGGCGCAGCATCGTAGCGATGGCGAAGCGTTACTATGAGCAGGACGATGAATCGCTGCTGCCACGCTCAGTAGGCTTCAATGCCTTCGAGAACGCGATGACACTGGATATCGCCATGGGCGGGTCAACCAATACGATCCTGCACCTGCTGGCAATCGCTCAGGAAGCTGAAATCGATTTCACCATGGCCGATATTGATCGTCTGTCACTGACGGTACCTCAGCTGTGTAAAGTTGCACCAAACACCCCTAAATACCATGTCGAAGATGTTCACCGTGCCGGTGGCATCATGGCGATTCTGGGAGAGCTGGACCGTGCCGGAAAACTGCATACCGATGCGCCAACGGTTCACGCACCGACGATGAAAGACGCACTGGATAAGTGGGATATCATGCGTAACCCATCCCCGGAAGTGATGGAGTTTTATAAAGCAGGCCCTGCCGGCATTCCTACGCAGGTGGCCTTCAGTCAGGCAACCCGCTGGCCAACGCTGGATGGTGATCGTGCCAACGGCTGCATCCGTTCTATAGAACACGCATTTTCACTGGAAGGCGGTCTGGCCGTACTGCGGGGTAATATTGCTCTGGACGGTTGCGTGGTGAAAACCGCCGGTGTCGATGACTCAATTCTGGTATTTGAAGGCCCGGCACACATTACCGAGTCTCAGGATGAAGCGGTTGCCAACATCCTCGATGACAAGGTCAAAGCCGGTGATGTAATTATTGTGCGCTACGAAGGTCCTAAAGGCGGTCCGGGGATGCAGGAGATGCTCTATCCGACCTCCTACATCAAGTCGAAAGGCCTGGGCAAAGAGTGCGCACTGCTGACTGACGGACGTTTCTCCGGCGGTACATCGGGTCTGTCTATCGGCCACGTGTCTCCGGAAGCCGCTGCCGGCGGCGCTATCGGCCTGGTGCGCAACGGTGACCGTATCCGCATCGATATCCCCAACCGCACCATCGACGTGCTGTTGTCCGATGAAGAACTGGCTCAGCGCCGCGCAGAACAGGATGCGATTGGCTGGAAGCCTGTTGAAGCACGTCCGCGTAAGGTATCCGCAGCGCTTAAGGCTTACGCACTGCTGGCAACCTCTGCCGATAAAGGTGCGGTGCGGGACCTGTCCAAGCTGGAAGATTAA
- a CDS encoding sulfite exporter TauE/SafE family protein has translation MNWLPDLIGIDTALLLIITSTLTSMLTAAMGIGGGVLLLAVMATIVPPAALIPVHGLVQLGSNGNRALLTREYIDWSLLRLFLGGALIGAVVAYFVVVQLSVELIQLSVAGFILFLVWGPGLRKQEIPPAGLVLAGAGTTLITMFVGATGPLVAAFVHRRGYEKYRIVATFAACMTVQHLLKMLVFGLIGFAFTDWLPLIIAMIAGGFAGTWVGLHILKKVPAERFQEIFRLLVTALALRLVWQVFSS, from the coding sequence GTGAACTGGCTGCCTGACCTGATCGGTATCGATACAGCGCTATTGCTGATTATAACCAGTACCCTGACCTCAATGCTGACGGCTGCAATGGGTATTGGTGGCGGGGTGTTGCTGCTGGCGGTGATGGCCACCATTGTGCCGCCCGCTGCGCTGATTCCCGTGCATGGTCTGGTACAACTCGGTTCAAATGGCAACCGGGCTTTGCTGACCCGTGAGTATATTGACTGGTCCCTGCTCCGATTGTTTCTGGGTGGCGCGCTGATCGGAGCAGTGGTCGCCTACTTTGTGGTGGTGCAATTGTCGGTTGAGCTGATTCAGCTCAGTGTCGCCGGATTTATTCTGTTTCTGGTCTGGGGCCCCGGGCTGCGTAAGCAGGAGATACCCCCTGCTGGGTTGGTTCTGGCCGGTGCAGGAACCACGCTGATTACGATGTTTGTCGGTGCTACCGGGCCTCTTGTGGCTGCCTTTGTTCATCGTCGGGGTTATGAGAAATATCGCATAGTCGCCACTTTTGCTGCCTGTATGACGGTTCAGCACCTGTTGAAAATGCTGGTGTTTGGCCTGATTGGCTTTGCGTTTACGGATTGGTTGCCGCTGATTATTGCAATGATTGCCGGTGGCTTTGCCGGCACCTGGGTCGGGTTACATATCTTGAAGAAGGTGCCTGCGGAGCGATTTCAGGAGATCTTCAGACTGCTGGTGACAGCGCTGGCTTTGCGCCTTGTGTGGCAGGTGTTTAGCAGTTAA
- a CDS encoding HDOD domain-containing protein: MTIALNEDMQTECSVLLARQPVFNKSQDVQGYSLLYRSDSGLLPAEFSDEQATASVILNNYAVASNDGKTKHLPLFVKLTQSMLLSDMLPDLPREGVIFELLREDGISKELLSVLRERKAEGYRFALTHYTGDKVQTPLLDLMYVVKIDTQRHDDAELKQLVNFCKPYRVHLLADKVESQEDFRRAIDFGFNLFQGYFLCRPVSIKGKSFGSSKVLILELLAELNNPAATAQSVEQIVINDPAMTYKILRLVNSAAFSTPKQIDSISHAVSLIGMDQLKKWAALFLLSGQSDKPVELTRMMLIRGRMCELLAEMLSYQNPINYFMVGLLSQLDAMMDTDMQVLLDQIPLDGAIKEAILSRTNQMGEILTEVQHYERGEWSDMRNFLDRPFYEVAYRHSLSWADQVLASLQE, from the coding sequence GTGACTATTGCGCTAAACGAGGATATGCAGACAGAATGTTCTGTTCTGTTAGCCAGACAACCGGTTTTTAATAAAAGTCAGGATGTGCAGGGTTACAGCCTGCTGTATCGATCCGATAGTGGCTTGCTGCCGGCGGAATTCTCTGACGAGCAGGCAACTGCATCGGTCATTCTGAATAACTATGCTGTTGCCTCGAATGATGGCAAAACTAAGCATCTGCCGTTATTTGTCAAACTGACTCAGAGTATGTTGCTGTCCGATATGTTGCCTGATCTTCCCCGGGAAGGGGTTATTTTCGAACTGTTGCGGGAAGACGGCATATCCAAGGAATTGCTGTCGGTGTTGCGTGAGCGTAAAGCGGAGGGCTATCGGTTTGCATTAACCCACTATACCGGCGATAAAGTGCAAACCCCGCTGCTGGATCTGATGTATGTGGTTAAGATCGATACCCAGCGTCATGACGATGCCGAACTTAAGCAACTGGTTAACTTCTGTAAGCCCTATCGGGTTCACCTGCTGGCCGATAAAGTTGAGAGTCAGGAGGATTTTCGCCGGGCTATCGATTTTGGTTTCAATCTGTTTCAGGGATATTTTCTCTGTCGCCCGGTATCGATTAAAGGGAAGAGTTTTGGCAGTTCTAAGGTTCTGATCCTGGAGCTGCTGGCTGAACTGAATAACCCTGCGGCAACCGCACAGTCCGTCGAGCAAATTGTCATCAATGATCCGGCGATGACCTATAAGATACTGCGTCTGGTAAATTCCGCCGCCTTCAGTACACCGAAACAGATCGACTCGATTTCCCATGCGGTGTCGCTGATCGGCATGGATCAGCTCAAGAAATGGGCTGCGCTGTTTCTGCTCAGTGGCCAGTCCGATAAACCGGTAGAGCTGACACGCATGATGCTGATCCGCGGGCGGATGTGTGAACTGTTGGCGGAGATGCTCAGTTATCAGAATCCGATCAATTATTTCATGGTGGGGCTGCTGTCTCAGCTTGATGCCATGATGGATACCGATATGCAGGTGTTGCTGGATCAGATCCCATTGGACGGCGCAATAAAAGAGGCTATTCTCTCCCGGACTAATCAGATGGGAGAGATTCTCACCGAGGTGCAGCATTATGAACGCGGCGAGTGGTCCGACATGCGTAACTTCTTAGATCGGCCATTCTATGAGGTTGCCTATCGCCATAGCTTAAGCTGGGCTGATCAGGTGTTGGCTTCGCTGCAGGAGTGA
- a CDS encoding glycosyltransferase family 39 protein → MSAASSDSTTAFTAHPFRWFLALIALLFLYREWIVLSTPITLFYDEAYYLGWAQTPDWGYYSKPPMVGWLIALTTAVFGNAEWAVKLASPLLYSAAAIIIYRTAERFSDDKVLATKAALFSGSIFLLMPLVGFNSLFITTDAPLIFFWCLCFYAFLRAKESNNGLWWLLAGVAGGLGLLSKYTFIILPTTFLLYAALSPAGRQLLLNPRFWMTCLLAISFLLPNLYWNYQHDFISFQHTAEISHQSSSSLSFSRLLEFWAGQLFVFGPVFLIYIAIRGLKRHPRSDIERLLWSLFWPTFAVLSVQAFMARANVNWAGPAYIGASLLAGYYLSQLKGYRILLIGLLANLLLSIAFYHYAAVTNALGIERKWGTDPYKRLLGWPEFVHQFQPWFDQHPDYKLASDSRKLLAYFGYYITPQDFKGVALSDDSYIEDHYELQYPLSKSTQTQFLFVSEHDVAAKLTHYFTDVTLLTEQTLPLYSNFSRTARLYKVSGFKGIKQETEE, encoded by the coding sequence ATGTCTGCTGCATCTTCCGATTCAACCACTGCCTTTACCGCACACCCGTTCCGCTGGTTTCTGGCGCTGATCGCCCTGCTGTTTCTCTACCGTGAATGGATCGTTCTCAGCACCCCGATAACCCTGTTTTATGATGAAGCGTATTACCTTGGCTGGGCTCAGACACCGGACTGGGGATATTACTCAAAGCCGCCGATGGTGGGCTGGCTGATCGCACTGACTACTGCCGTTTTTGGCAACGCAGAGTGGGCGGTAAAGCTGGCCTCTCCCCTGCTTTACAGCGCTGCTGCTATCATCATCTATCGTACCGCTGAACGTTTTTCAGACGATAAAGTGTTAGCGACGAAGGCCGCTCTGTTCAGTGGTTCAATATTCCTGCTGATGCCTCTGGTCGGCTTTAACAGCCTGTTTATCACCACCGATGCCCCCCTTATTTTCTTCTGGTGCCTTTGCTTCTACGCCTTCCTCCGGGCCAAAGAGAGCAATAACGGCCTCTGGTGGCTGTTGGCTGGCGTGGCCGGAGGACTGGGACTGCTGTCGAAATATACCTTTATTATTTTACCCACAACCTTTCTGCTCTATGCGGCCCTGAGTCCCGCAGGACGGCAACTGTTACTCAATCCCCGCTTCTGGATGACCTGCCTGCTGGCGATCAGCTTCCTGCTGCCCAACCTTTACTGGAATTACCAGCACGACTTTATCAGCTTCCAGCATACTGCGGAGATCTCTCACCAGAGCAGCAGTTCACTGAGCTTCAGCCGACTGTTGGAGTTCTGGGCAGGCCAGCTGTTTGTGTTTGGTCCGGTGTTTCTTATCTATATCGCTATCCGGGGATTGAAACGCCATCCCCGCAGCGATATTGAACGCCTGCTCTGGAGCCTGTTCTGGCCTACCTTTGCGGTGCTCTCCGTGCAGGCGTTCATGGCGCGCGCGAATGTCAATTGGGCAGGTCCCGCCTATATTGGTGCCTCACTACTGGCGGGCTACTATCTGAGCCAGCTCAAGGGATACCGTATACTGCTGATCGGTCTGCTGGCGAACCTGCTGTTGTCGATCGCCTTCTATCACTACGCTGCAGTGACAAACGCTCTTGGAATAGAACGCAAGTGGGGTACTGATCCCTATAAGCGATTACTCGGCTGGCCAGAGTTTGTCCATCAGTTTCAGCCCTGGTTTGATCAGCACCCAGACTACAAGCTGGCCAGTGATTCCCGTAAATTACTGGCCTACTTTGGTTACTACATCACACCGCAGGACTTTAAAGGGGTCGCGCTGAGTGATGACAGCTATATCGAGGATCACTATGAGCTTCAGTACCCGCTTTCCAAAAGTACGCAGACACAGTTTCTGTTTGTCAGCGAGCATGATGTGGCAGCTAAACTGACACACTATTTCACTGATGTAACACTGCTGACAGAACAAACCCTGCCCCTGTACAGCAACTTCAGCCGCACTGCACGCCTCTATAAAGTCAGCGGTTTCAAGGGCATTAAGCAAGAGACTGAAGAGTAA